GGCCCGCAGTGGGCATCCAGGCCGATGCTGACAGGTCGCGCTGTTACAAGTGCCGTCCACGGTTGGTCGCAATTCGTCTAATTTCGACATGACAGCATGAAGCCGCTATTACCCCTCGCCTCAGGAGCTAAGATGAGTATAGTGGGCTGTCTAGCCAGAGCACCCCATTGGGCAAGACGGCAGCACTGGCGCGACCGGATCATTGATGCCTGCTCCAGCACGAGAATGGCGAGAGGCGATTGACTACGCCGCGATAAGCGACGTCGGTCTTCGTCGCGCCAACAATCAAGATTCGTACGTCACGGTCGTATCGCCTGAAGAGATCGATTGGCTGCGGCGCGGCGACCTGTTCATGGTCGCTGATGGCATGGGCGCCCACGCGGCCGGCGAGTTGGCCAGTAAGATGGCCACCGACTTCGTCTCGCTCACCTATTTCAAGGCGCCGGACGAATCCCCGGTCGACGCTCTTCAAAAAGCCTTTCACGACGCCAACGAGCGCGTCTTCGGCCGTGGGCAGAGTAATCCCGACTTTCGCGGCATGGGCACCACCAGCAGCGCCCTGGTGCTGCTGCCCGAGGGGGCCGTCGTCGCGCATGTCGGCGACAGCCGCGTCTATCGCCTGCGCGGCAACCGGCTCGATCAACTCTCCTTCGATCACAGCCTGGTCTGGGAGATGCAAGCCACGGGCAAGCTGCGCGACAGTGAAATCCAACTGAACGTTCCCAAGAACATCATCACTCGCTCGCTCGGTCCTTACCCGCAAGTGCAAGTCGACCTGGAAGGACCGTTCGCCGTCGAACCGGGAGACGCGTTCCTGCTCTGCAGTGACGGACTGTCGGGCCAGGTCGAGGACGACGAGATCGGTTGTATTCTGGGTGCGCTTCCCCCGCGCGATGCGATCCAGACGCTCGTGGACCTGGCCAACCTGCGCGGCGGGCCTGACAACACCACCGTGATCGCGGTCCGCGTCTTGCGGTCGTTGACGAGCGCCGGTGCTGATTCCGCACTCGGTCCGGCTCGCACGCGCCCCAAGAAAGATGCCGAGAAAATACATCTCGCCTCGTGGATCACTCTCGCCGTGCTGGTGCTCGTCGCGTTGTCGATGGCCTTTTTGCAGAAGTGGGCCGTCGCCGCCTCGACCGGCGTGGCCGCGGTGCTGGCCGCCATCTTCATCGCGGTGCAGCATTACTCGATCGGCTCGGGCGGCCGTCTCGAGGGAGCCCAACTCGGTAAAGGGCCGTATCGCTCGGTTCAATGCGCGGCGAATGTCAACATCGTCGAACGGCTGGCCAAGGTCGTTAAACAACTGCGCGACGCCGCGGCCGAAGAAGGCTGGCAAATCAATTGGGAGCAATTCAACGTGCATCTCACCCGCGCCGCAACGGCCACTGCCAAGCACGACTACACCGAGAGCGTCCGCGCCCACTGCTACGCCATCACCTCCATGATGGACCAACTCCGCCAACAAGGAAAGGGCAAAGCAGGCGGATGATAGTGGGCAGCAGGCAGACGGCAGACGGCAGACGGCAGTGAATAGGGACAAACACCAGCCCGAAGCGCCAGCGAAGGTTCTCTGGCA
The Pirellulales bacterium genome window above contains:
- a CDS encoding PP2C family serine/threonine-protein phosphatase: MPAPAREWREAIDYAAISDVGLRRANNQDSYVTVVSPEEIDWLRRGDLFMVADGMGAHAAGELASKMATDFVSLTYFKAPDESPVDALQKAFHDANERVFGRGQSNPDFRGMGTTSSALVLLPEGAVVAHVGDSRVYRLRGNRLDQLSFDHSLVWEMQATGKLRDSEIQLNVPKNIITRSLGPYPQVQVDLEGPFAVEPGDAFLLCSDGLSGQVEDDEIGCILGALPPRDAIQTLVDLANLRGGPDNTTVIAVRVLRSLTSAGADSALGPARTRPKKDAEKIHLASWITLAVLVLVALSMAFLQKWAVAASTGVAAVLAAIFIAVQHYSIGSGGRLEGAQLGKGPYRSVQCAANVNIVERLAKVVKQLRDAAAEEGWQINWEQFNVHLTRAATATAKHDYTESVRAHCYAITSMMDQLRQQGKGKAGG